The sequence TTCTCCAAGCAAAGGGGCATCCAAAATCATGCGGTCACAGCCAATTACAATAAATTCTGAACCTTCAAGgatgaattatttttaatttatttgttagttatttattaatctttgttacatattaattatgatatttaatactttttaatattttttaaataatcgGGGactcgtgctttggtgcagagccatAATGTTACAgtgaaggatcaataaatctatgacgGGATCTTTCAGTACAAGCTTTCTACGAGCACCTACAACGAttcatatagcacttaatgcctccttgcAAGTTGTGCATGAAGAGAAGGATGgtcccttcaaggagaacacCCTAATCAAAGATGTGgctaaattgcatgcaagacacTTCTGTGCTGCGTTAACCATTccgctccaacatgtaaccaccgatGACCTTAGGGTGCTCTTGCACGAGCAGTGTCAAATGTATCTCAGGGTGTATGaactggccgaccatccttccATGCTAGGTTTTTCTAAGATGCAAAAAACAATAGTGATGTTGCCCAActagtatgcatcccacattcaggtcaacaaagaaatcacaaacttcttggtgatacTACTTATCTTCCATTGAtttgaatgctcctcttttACGTTAAGCGTTTTTGGAAGACgcacagttgatcaacaaagaaatcacaaACATCTtgatgatgtatatgctcttcggcgggggtgtgatgcccggttcgcgtagaagacaaCGACGTTCAatgaacctaaggggtacagggGTGCCCTCTGCTACTCACCTACAAATtgacgaggacgatgaggatgatgatttcatacccCCGATGCCTCGACGTTCTAGCAGCAATACAGGATAAGGTTCAAGaaacactgcaagaggatgttcacacaccacatcgaCATATCATACAACCGATAAGGAAATTGGACGTGCTACTACCGTGATAGCTTAAGATGATGACaacgacgatgatttcatgccacaacgacccctccctccgaggcctccatctccagaggacattgatgaccctCAAAATAATGGTGGATTTTCTGGCACCCATCCTTATAACTTTGCATCACCATCTCAGAGACGGCAActatcttaccctgatagcattgactggTACAACTGACATTCTTTCACTAATTTGCATCACCACTTTCCTCCACCATGTTGAGATGATCTAGGCATTCAACATCTATCCATTAAGAACTATGCAAATACAGCCACAactatttcttttgtttacatttccatttcattagttcagtttgatgggtatatggttattgtcttatattaacgtactatgttATAAACTATTTATGAACTttatgtctaatcaatatgatgttacgtttattatattaacgtactatccaaGCACAATTCTATCCAATATATTAAAAGCATTACTTagaaagctacttatacacgaagtgaccacacggcagagcttcaaacatgaaatgataacacctctgtcgtgagtctagctttagacatgaagtgatcaaacgacttagctttaaccatgaaatgacaacacctctgtcctgacaCAGGCTGTAGATATGATGTGACCACACGTcagagctttaatcataaattaaatgataacacctctatcctgacaTAGAGAATCTCTATCtaacatcaatgccacaactttttcattcttcacaaggaatcctatgctccagcccacAGCCAAACATATgtactcagtccatgcaccagcctccagccaccataaataaccccaccctcatctatggatagaccactcattcCTCAGATCTCTCAATTACAATATCTTccttagctccaccaagcctACCCAAAAATATtgagggattttcatcccctctGGGGTTGAACCGCCGATAtgcttctgtggcgacctttgtaggcttcacAAATCCCAAGACATCTTCTACACCTAtgacctacgcttcttcatgtgtgccaactaccaatacgacaagcctcaatatggaccatatgagtacccaccggtatagcgatatagatcactcataTGGCACTTTCTATACAATTTCATGCATTATTTTACTAATTTCACATCTTGTTTCATttatccagtctcctccacctatctgtgacttcatagaatggctcgacatagagcaaaatgaagaccagaagcagtgggtcgacatgagtaTGTGGTGGAGGAGAGAAATGTACGAACAccaggagtacgagcaacaataGGAGAAACTACGGCTGAAGCGACAGgtggaggagcgcatgaggaaggcagcggagGAGCTCGCCGCAGCTCAAGCACAAGAAGCAAAGAGGGAAAGACAGTAGTAGAGGGCCCATCGCGCTAAGGCGGGTAGCCCCATACCCTGAGAAAGGGCATATATTCTAGGtgtactcagtagagagcatctacgGTAACTCGTTATATTTTCACTCACTAaagcatgttaggattagcaacGGCACGCTATTATAttagtctttagacgtaccgTACATACCATCATTTGTTGTCGTTATATCTTTATGGTTAGGATTCATTCGTACAGCAAAGACAAACACCATGTCTTATATAATTTttgtcagcgtatgtaacctccgttCCGGGTATTATGCTAATAGTGTTTCACAACtacaattgttcaaaaaattagattttatatacTCCCAACATtacgtcactaaaaaattactcatacaaattttacatcaaataaataaacaaatatcgataaatttacatcgatccaaaattttcaaaaagtaATTACTCTGTGATACCATTTTGATCACTTTTTGCACAACTAAcatttttcaccgaatgaatgtgcattatttttgaaattggcATATACataagttaaattaaaaaaatcaaatttccaAGCGGTTGGGCTAACCGACCCTGGGAGGGCGGCAAGGGCTAACCAcactctcagagggcggtaagggcgcTGTGCTCTGGGGTGGGCCCTACCTACCATCTGAGAGTACGGTAAGGGGTGACGCTGTCACCGTGGTATCCTTGccttttttaaaatattgctaTCAGAgctctatttatttaaatattaatgataaaaaaataaaaaaataaaaaaacagctGAGTGCCGACTGAGCCCATAGGAATGAGCTTCCACGGTCGGCTTGGAGGAATACACGGCCCAACCAGTTCAACTCGAAAAGGCCCAAAACCGTGTGATCTCAgagaatttttatatttcgtaaataaaaattgaaaaattagatgtccattttaaaaaattgtaaaatatgcTATTATTGTTCGTTGGAAGAGCGATAGATGataggttttaaaaaataaagatatcacCCTTTTAACAAATGATaggttaaaatttaaaaaaaaagcattGTGTTCCATTGTTCTAAAAATTTAGAACACTATCAAAATGGtcttaaaaaaattctgaaaagaaTTGTACCGTAGAGGATATTATGGTCTAACTTTTAAAAGAAATCAGGTAAAAATATGATCTATAGActgtgtacaataaaatttatcttttttcttattataaaagtaattgtttgagttgatttttttttatcatagcaTCCTCTACTACGTACttttttttcccatttttatgactatttcggtagtattttgatttttaagcaataaaatgcaatgttttttattttataacatGTCGCCTATTGAAAAAGTGagatctttattttattttttaaaatctattgCCCTTTAAAAGTGCGGCAAGTGACTGTGTCGTTCTAACGGAGACAATAgcttatttttgcaatttttttcaagtCAACATCTAATTTTGCAatttcttgattttcaaaatataaaaataaaaaagctcgaTCTCGAAATCGTGCGGTTTTCGGCTTCCCAGGGAAACCATCCTTGACTTCACCTCACCACGCCTGAGGCAGCCGCGTGGATAGCGTATCAGCATGCCGCGTAGCCGGCGCGCGGCAGGGGAGGAGATGCACATCGGCAGGCAGAGAGCTACGCGCGGAGCAGTGCGGGACACGGAAAGGTAAATGCACTATGacaaaaaatctagatcttgTTGTGGCGAGCTTAGTTCATGGCGTTTTCAAATCTCCCGAGAAGACTCGACCCTATTTGGATTGGGTTTTTTTCTTCagttttttcttgaaaaaagtCTGAAGGTATCCAAACGGTAGGTTCCTGGTCTCGTTTTTTTGGTAGTTTTTGGTTGGTTGATAAATTGGTTGTGGCTATgactaaaataaattaaaagctgagAAGTAGATTCTGGCTGACTTTTCTAGCTTTTAGGTGTGTGAGAAACTAacaatttattataaaaatcaacaatcTAAATTTAACCATAACTATTTCCTCAGCTAGACAGAAGCTTCGAAACCACCGCTTGCAATACCCTGTTTGGCTGGCCGGCAGCATAGGCCAAGTGCTTCGTGTCCTTTACCTTCTTATCCTTTTTTGGTTTTGTCGGCATGATGGGCTGATGTATCTTTCTACTTTTATTTCTACTCTAGCAATATAATGTGATGGAGCTCCGGCCAATCGTTGAAAACAAAAGCGCGACAAGAACGGTTGCACGCTGCAGACCGCAACTTGCCGGTGCTTTCCAGGCGTCCAGCAGAGCGGAGTGGGTGCGACCGTGTGGTCGAGCAGCCGTTCGCTTCGGGGGAACCTCACAGCCGAATCACTGATCGATCGGCCGGCCCGGCAGGGGCTTCGGTTCAGAAGCAGCAGGTCAATCTCCGACATTGCGCTACGTGTACAAGGACCTTCGTGAATGCAACAATGCAGCTGGACATTCAGATACAGTTAACGTGcgcgtgcatgcatgctgcttctttttttttattgccaAATCACCAGACTGGGCAATACAAACTTACCAACGCACAAATGCAACCCAAACAAAGCAACTAAAAGAAGATACACGCATATCTCTAGTGGCGGTTAATTTGCcattaggttttttttttttttgcatctaaTTGACAAGCCATCAAGCAACTGATCGAGAGCATGCATACATCGCGTTTCAGGCAGGCCAGGCCACTGACCCAGGCGGCCGGGCATGCACGCACGGTCACACGGCCTTGACGCCGCCCTTGCGCGGCGATCCAGCCTCCTGCTCCATCTTCTGCAGCTCGACCAGCACCGGGACCGCGCACGCCGGCAGCACGGCCACCGCGTGGAGGGCACCGAGGACGGGCAGCTCCATCGCATCCACCGACTGCGCCACGGTGGCTGTCGTCGTCGGCAGGACCGCGGCCGCCTTGGACTTGCGGTAGCAGAAGTAGAGCACCATCTGGATGCAGCTGAAGAAGAAGCCGCCCACGTTGGGAAGCTGCAGAGGCAAGGCATCACGTACGTCACGATCAGTCGTTACAATTTTTGAGCCGTCATCGTGTATCATGACTATTCATGAATCAAAATGAGCGCATGCAAGCATGATGCAGCTAGCGTTAATGCGAGAAGGTGACGAGATCTTTTACCGCGACGTAGAGATCCTTGGTGAAGAGGCCGTAGAAGAACCAGGCGACGGCGCTGAGGGTGAGGAAGAAGGACAGGGAGAAGGGCATGAACTCCgcgctcttggtcttgatcacGACGAACTGCATGTAGAAGGAACTACGCGTTGACCAGTTTGGATATATGGATGCGCGCACACGATCGAGTGAAGCTAACAAGTtggggcatgcatgcatgttgatcGAGCTTACGATGACGCTCATGGGGGCGACGAAGACGGCCATGGAGAAGGCGAGGCAGATGCTTCCGAGCACCTTCACGCGGTGAGTCTCCGCGACGAGCATGACggtgacgacgacgatgagcgAGAAGGCCGCCACGTTCagcaggaagaaggcggcgaGGGTCCTCAGCCTCGCGGTTCGTGGCGCGTAGATGAGGTAGAGGAGGATGTAGGCGGCCTCGACGACGCAGCCGAAGGCGTTGATGGTGAGGAGCGGGCTGGAGTTGGTCTTGACGAGCGCGTAGAAGATCCACAGCGTGCAGCTGAAGAGCGCCACCACGTACGGCACCGAGCTGAACCCCTCCGTCGACTTCTTTCGGTACACGCGCAGGAACGTTGGCCTGCACACATCACACACAAACATATTCTTCAGATTTGCAAATGCAGCATGCTCGTCAGAAGCTAATTACTGAATGTATTTCATGCATTGCTGGTCACAACACAACTTCAGGAGTCAGGATCGCATGGCGCGCTGCGCTTACGTTGGTGCGAGGAACACCAGGAAGGAGACGATGTTGCCTGCAGGAAACAAAGGGAAGATGACACTTTCTGTCAGTAACACTGATGAACAATCGTTGGCAATAACCATGTCGTGCTGCCGTGCAGGCAGACTGTGTACATGGAGAGAGCAATTCAGCATTGGTGGTGGTCAGGCAACTACATACCCAGAATGCCAAAAGCAGAGGCCCATGGGTGATCCATGGAGAAAAGTCCTCCTGCCATTCTGACTGTAACTAGCAAGCTGAAGCCCTCGTTACTAGCGTGAGATAGAGTGATGAGACAAGCTAAAGCCAACTTGTGTTTCACTGTGTTGAATGCTTGCTTGTGTGCTCTGGCCTTGGGGAAGCGCTCGTGTATATATAGCCGAGCTCCCGGCCCCATCTTTCTGGATGGGCGGATGCTAAATTTTAGgtgtctatttttaaaaaaatttagcgACGGCTATGAGCTATTGGATGTCATCTCATCTCGTCGCACTCCCTCACCCGTCCACCTCTAGCCATCTCTGGCGATGAGGACGCCGCTAGATCTACTCCCACAACCCCACTGCAGTAACCTGCCATGTCAAGACACCCCCGCCccaccagccgtcctcctcgCCCACTGTTGGCGGCACCCTCGCGTCCATCTCCTTCGTCGGACCAACCTTCTTTCCTCGGTCCTCCTCTAAATCTGGCAGCCATGGAGGACACCCCAAATCCTAAAACCCCTAAACCTAACCCCCGCCCCTGGTCACCGACCTTTATCGCCTGATCACACTTTCTAATTTTCAGACGTCTGAAAATTAGAAAGTGTGTTCTTGATGAGGTAAGTGGTCGTCCTCCCAGGCACCATTTGGCTACCACATATATCTAGTACTTATTAACCGTGTACATTTTTTTTGATAAAGAAAGCTTTTATTGAACTCGGTCAATTAGATCAAGGTGATACAATCGTACTGAGAATATTCCCGGCCTTTGCATAACCAAGATATACacagacaaaaagaaaaaagaaaacactagTACAGATTAACAAAGGCGAAAACAGGAGATGCTAAGGCGCTACGATCCTCTGACTAGGTCGCTACCCATACACCTGGGTAAAACACTCCCTCACTACCATCGCCAAATGCTGACATGCCACTGTAACCATATCCTGAGAATCTGGCTTCTGCAATATAGCCCAGATACAGAGCCAGTGAGTACAAAAGTAAATAACTTGCAAATGAGATGCaatatttcttttattaaaCACCATATCATTCATGTATACCCAAAGTAACTAACAAGTAGTAGCCGCGCCCAACTGGTCTTTTGGTTCCAAGTCCCTCTTAATACTCCATAAACAAGCACCGAACATATATGATACATTACGAGGCTTGAAGAGTCCTGAAGCCACTTGAATTATAGACCACACAGCGTGGGCAAAACGACattcaaagaaaagatgttTAATTGTCTATTCATGATGATAAAAACAATATTTCATACTCCCTTACCAACTGCGCTTAGCCAAATTATTCTTTGTCAAAACTACACCTTGGCATAGGTACCAAAGGAAGATTCTTGACTTGATAGGCACCTTCAGTTTCTAAAGGAATTTATTAAGATTGGGAATATCACTATGCACTAAGCAATATAGTGAGATTTCATCGAGAACTGCCCATTCAGGATTAAATGCCAGCGAAACTCATCTTGCTCATGCATAAGGACAATATAGCGATTCTAGGAAGTAAAGTATTCCACACAATTAATTTTGGTCATGTAAGGTTCCttctaaaagaaacatttgGAGGAAAGGTTCAGAGGACTTCAACCAGTATATCCTATTTGTTCCTTACTATATTGTATAAGTATGGATACTGTTCTCGCAGAGGTGAATTTTCCAACCAATGGTCCTCCCAAAACCTGATCTGGGTGCCATCTTTGATAGTGAAGGTTCCgaagcatagaaaatatcgCTTCACCTTCATAAGGCAGGCCAAAAAATATGAATCCCCAGCTTTCCATTGGACCTACAATAATGGTTTAGAACCCAGATTCTTATTGTGATTCAGTTGTTGACACATTCCATCAACTATGAGCAACTTAAAAAATCATTTGCTGAGTAAGGCAATATTCTTAGTATTTAGATCATGAATCTCTAAACCCCCTTAATCTCTGGGTCAACACTAAATGTTCTATTTAGCAAgacgatatttttttttcttttgatcctCGATTTGCCAAAAGAACCTGGAGCAAAAATATTCAAGTTTTTTAAGCACCCCCTTCGGTATagcaaagaaagacatcatgtacATAGGCAGATTGCTAAGCACTAAATTATCAATGTCAGTTGTCCACCAATTGaaagatatttttctttccaacTACTGAGCCTCTCTCCAACCGCACCTCGACCCCTTTCTGATGCACATTCCTCAGTTTTCTATAATGAATAGGAATGTCTAAATATCGCAATGGGAGTTCACCAGTACCACAACCAAAAAGCTTGGTGTATTACTCGGTCATGGCTTGGGCGTCACCAAAGCAAAATAGTTCACCcttatgaaaattgatgttaagACCTGATAACTGCTCAAAAGTACAAAGCAATAGCTTCATATTGCGAGCTTTCTAAAGGTCATGATCCATAAAGAGTATTGTGTCATCGGCATATTGTAGAATAGAGATACCATCATATATAAGatgaggcaccactccacctatTATCACGTCTGCTTTGGCCCTTTTGATAAGAACAGGTAGCATGTCAACCACAATATTGAACAACATCGGGAAAGCGGGTCTCCCTGCCGGAGtccttttttgtttgaaagAAAGGTCTGACATCATTATTCACTTTAATTCCTATACTACCTCCCGAGATGAAGGTCTCAATCCAAGAGATCCACTTGGATGAGAATCATCAAAGAGTATGTAGTAGAAAGGGCCATTTGACTTTATCGTAGGCTTTCTCAAAGTCTACTTAAAAATAACCCCACTCGATTTCTTTTTGTGCAATTCGTGAACTGTTTCATATAAGATGGTGACTCCCTCTAGGATATTTCATCCTCGCATGAACACAATTTGAGTTGGACTAACCACATGATCCGCAATGGAATTAATCCGATTTGTGACCACCTTTGTGAAGATCTTGAAGCTTACATTCAGCAAATAAATAGGTCTATATTGTTGGATTCGGTTTGCCTCTTTGATTTTTGGTAGCAGAGTTATCACCCCAAAATAGAGGCTAAATAAAGGCAGTTCGCCCACATACAATTCTTGgaataaattaatcaaattggAGCATCTAGGTCCGTAgttaagtggtaagtgtttcggtgattaatggtAACCGTATCATTGTAactaacaaatttattttgaagggtaGCAAAgaatttagttcacaataatGATTGGGTATTCTTAGTCCCTAAATTgtttatatggacgatcaatgGAGATGTGCATCAAGACTAAGGATCTTATAAGGGAGAgaaatgacacttagagtagtataaatcttctttcttagtcttttgaccgtactataaagagagactAAGAGTATtagtttgacctagttgagtctagatttaGTTTTATGAacacttatgaaattctagtactaggtagctcataTAAGCCTATGGTAGAGATatcgagaagttagagctcaaagaagtttgaattggacgagctcagagaTGTTTGCCTCGCCGAATATTCCGGTCATGTGAAAGGTGAATTCACTAGATCAATTTAGCTTCTCAACTCAGGAAGGTATTGAGTACACCTAGTGGTCCAGTGGCAAAGAAGGTCTTCTCGCCGGAACATTTTCTTAGTGACACATGTACTGAAATTTTAGAAGtgttgcaccggatggtccggtgatacaCTGGATTAGAGAACTGAAGCATCTTCAGCAGAAGTGAATTTTTCCAAAAGAATTGAAGTTGAGCTcatcagattatccggtgatggaaagatgggagcaccagagcatttcttacagagaataACTTTTTGCCTTGCTTCCGTAACTCGatcattggcttggcaaccttggagaaattctcgttGAActggcggtaatagcccgcaagttcgagaaaactccggatttccatgatattcttgggttgtacccatttaagcacatcttgcaccttgaTTAGGTCAACTGCAACATCATTTTCTGacagaacatgacccagaaaagctacctccctgagccagaactcacacttgctaaacttagcataaagctgatgatctctgagtcggccaaaaacaatacggaggtgctctacaagctctgcatcagtcttggagtatatgagaatgtcgtcgatgaaaaccacgataaacttatccaattcctccatgaacatcgtgttcatcaaatacatgaagaatgccggcgcattcatcaatccgaaggacatgacggtgaattcatatagcccgTAGCAGGTCGAGAAAGTCGTCTTTGGAATATTctccggtcggaccttgatttgatgatagcctagTCTCAAGTCGATCTTCGAGAAGACTCAGGCTCCGGTCatttgatcaaacagaatatcaatcctagggagaggatacttgttcttcacTGTGACttcattcagcggacggtaatcaacacacatccgcagaatgtcatccttcttcttcacaaagagtgctgaACATCCCTAGGGTGAGGAGTTCGAACGAATGAATCCCTTTACAAGCAACTCTTGtaattgcttcttcaactcaGCTAGCTTCACTGACGACATCTTATACGACTTCTATGAAAttggggccgcaccgggcatgagatcaatCGAGAATTCCATTGCACGGTCGGGCGGCATCCCTGACAATTCATCCGGGAAGACATCCAGAAATTCCCCACACCACAGAAATACTCAACAGATCTATAGTGGGGGCAACCTTCAAAGCAAAAAAGACAAGAATCGACACCCacaagcttcaattgaattcgggtgccggacggaccatttagagtaattGTCCACTGAGCACAATCCATGACAGCCTTATTCTTAGAGAGCCAGTTCATCCTCAATATGATGTCTATCCCCTTCGAGTCCATCACCATCAGATTTGCAACAAAGGGCATTTCATTGATGATCACGGATGCCTTGGTCACACACTGGTTAACTAGAACCTTGGCTCCGAGGGTGTCTATAACATACGGTATAGGAGTGGTACTGACTTTCAGCCCATGTCGCCAAACATAACTTGTAGCTATGAAGGAGTGAGAGGCCTAGGAATCAAATAGAACCACTGCAGACACGATGTCAGATTTAAAACTCATattcaacgtacccatcagaATGGTGTCACCCTCGCGAACATCCTCGGTAGTGGTGTGGCGCACTCGGCCAAgcttgggaacgtgggtcgcCTGAGAGGAC is a genomic window of Phragmites australis chromosome 17, lpPhrAust1.1, whole genome shotgun sequence containing:
- the LOC133897512 gene encoding bidirectional sugar transporter SWEET11-like, with the protein product MAGGLFSMDHPWASAFGILGNIVSFLVFLAPTPTFLRVYRKKSTEGFSSVPYVVALFSCTLWIFYALVKTNSSPLLTINAFGCVVEAAYILLYLIYAPRTARLRTLAAFFLLNVAAFSLIVVVTVMLVAETHRVKVLGSICLAFSMAVFVAPMSVIFVVIKTKSAEFMPFSLSFFLTLSAVAWFFYGLFTKDLYVALPNVGGFFFSCIQMVLYFCYRKSKAAAVLPTTTATVAQSVDAMELPVLGALHAVAVLPACAVPVLVELQKMEQEAGSPRKGGVKAV